The segment agctattattcctagctcggactggattctcttcttcgcgtcttgatgtctttgaagttcggacatggaccatcgttttacttattttagttcttaattactcttagacttagaaatttgaggatagatgttcttgatgtgatgacttccagattttggggatgataagtaatatattttagaagtttatttaattggttatattaatgagttttggccttccgcattttattttgttattcaaaatttatatactggtaaacgttggggtttagatttgttggttcgctcacataggaggataagtgtgggtgccactcgcggctcgttttgggccGTGACACTTAAAAAGTTAGAAGATTTTTTACCCTTTGACCAAATATtgccaattaattttttaacaaaaaaatgtaatatatattttaacaaactttttattttaagactactaatattttcattttggctctccattaaattaaaatctgatttatttaattaatattaacattttatttgtataattacataatttaaatacCAGTCATTGCACTTTAAATCTTTAGTTATTTCCTTCTAATAAGTATCTtgtttataaatttgaattacttaatcGCATTCTATTTAATGAGAAGGAGAATTtcatttttactaattaatgtCAAACATTTTATCTTGTTGAAATGTATATCATGTTTAACTATTAAtctaatttcaacatttttattcTATTCATGAGACAAGCGAGACATTTTAAGGaagaatttcaatattttttattctattctatgagataaaaaatacattttaaggAAGTTAATCATAAGATAGTGTGCCTCCATATTTGTTTTTCCtactttattttatcttttaaaacaaatataaaattactatcaaaattataataaagagAGGactaaatgcaaaaaaattctACAAGTTAACATACACtacaaacatatttttaaaagtaaatagcGCATTGCCCTTTTATTAATAAGTTTATACACTAAAAACGTTTACcatttacttttcatatttttattgtaactcaaatattattttttaaaaaattatatgattttcttttaatagtTCATATTTATCGTTATAAAGTAAACGTGCAACACACGTACCCATATACTAGTTATCCAAAATGTAACAAgtcaaatgaaaatattaatatatacctTACCTCGGCCTTGCAGTTGCATAATCATTGAACATGCGAAGAATCATTAACGCACCTCTTAGCATCATAAGTCTCACTATCATTTATATACCAATGCTAAAGGATCTTAATCTTGTTCATCTAGTCAAGACCTATAAGGGGGACCCTAGGTGTACATTTATCATACCAACGtggtatccaacaccgcttaaATCACCCTTACAAAGCTCATATCAAACTTGAATCACTCATCATCCATATAATGGTTATATACTCACTTTATCGGAATATTTCAATATGTTAGTGTTGTCATCAAGCATAACATAAACACAAGATCATCATTTCATAGAATCATTATAAGTTCATATTTCATAACAtcaataaataatcaattaaacgATTGCATGCTTAAACTTACAAGCAACACTTATTAATTCCATCAAAATAACAGATATAATTCCCAAGACCAATCAACATGCAATAGAACTCACATTACATATAAGCAATTAAGCAATGTCAAACTTCAAGTAAACCATTGTCTAGCTCACCTGACAAATATGAAGGGAACAAGCTATATTATCAGTCTTTCCTTTTCTCAATGCCTTATTAGAATGCTCAAAGTCCAATACAAATAAAGTATAAGGTCATTTTAACCCCTATTTACTCGAAAGAAGTTCTTGAGTATTTAAACCTAAACTAATTCTACTTTTATAAAAGGTTTAACGAATGATTAACggattattttatcaaattggAGGGTTTTATGATCAACTTAATCTTATTCAGGAAGCTTTAATTCTATTAACCTCTCATGACCATTCATATATTTAAGAACCCATTTTTGTGGGGGTTTTAGGCTCCCCAATACTATAACTAAAGTCTAAACTTACAATTTCATGCTAAAAGATCAAGTTGAACATAAATAAAAGGATTCATCGACTTAATCGAAGTAACAAAAATCATATCGAATCGACTTGCCTTTCCTCTTTGGACTTGTGACTAGTTATAAATATATTGTTGCACAAAGAGTTACACCCATAACGTTTGAATGTATCGATGTACAATGTCAGATGAAATCTGAACTATATCAGATTGAGAAGATAAGAAGAATGGAGAAGAAGAGTAGAGAGAATTAAGAACTGCTCTTTAGGAAATTTTCTCGTATCTTGAATTAATGATGCACATACCACttttacatgtatatatacattgtTCATAGCTAACTAACTAACATGATAGCTGGCTTATGACAGCTGGTCTAACTAACTAACAGCTAACAACTAAGCTAATATGTAACTAACTAACTGATCAACTATCACTAATTATACTTGTAAGTGAAATTAAGTTATGTAGTTGTTGTAGTTTCAATAATCCCCCTCAAACTAGGTCCTAATAAAACATTCAGGACACCTAGATTGGATAATAGGAACTCATGTTGATGCCTGCCCAAAGCTTAGTCAATAAGTCTGCTAGTTGTTCATGTGAAGGAACATACACAGTCTTGATCAACCCTTGCTGAATCTTCTCCCTGATGAAGTGAGTTTATTTCGATGTGCTTAGTCCTTTCATGAAACACCGAATTTGCAGCAATTTGGATGGCTGCTTTGCTGTCACAGTATATTGATGTTGGTCCTTCAACCTGAATCTCCAATTCGTTGATCAAATTAGTTACCCAAACTACCTCAGATGTTACGCCTGCTAGACTTACATATTAAGCCTCGGCTGAGCTTCTGGACGCTGTTGCTTGCTTTTTGGATTTCCAAGCAATGAGTGATTTACCAAGTTTTAGGATGTAAGTTGTCACAAATTTTCTAGTGTTTGGACATGAGGCTTAATAATAACCTGTTAGTCTCATGTCCTTTTCTGATGACATTAATAATCCCAACCCTGGTTGAGTCTTAATATAACTTAGGACTCTTAATGATGCATTCCAAAGTTGTATTGTAGGTTTCTGCATAAATTGACTTAATGTCTGCACTATATAAGAAATATCAGGCCTAGTGATGGTCAGGTAGAGTAGCTTTCCAATCATTCTTTGGTATTGATGTACATCTTCACACATTTCAACAAACTCATTTTCCCCATTACCATTAGTAATCTCAGTTATAGTAAGCTTCATGTTACACTTCAAAGGAGTTAAAGCCACCTTGCCTCCTATCAAACCAGCTTCTGCTAACAATTCTAGAGCATATTTCCTCTGATTCATCAGAATTCCCTTCTTTGACCTGCTGAATTCAATTCCCAGAAAAATTTTTAGTTCTCCCAAGTTTTAATCTTGATAGACTTATGGAGCACCCTTTTGGTATCATGAACCAATTGTGTATCATTGCCAGTGAtgagcaaatcatccacatagacTAGTATGATTACCATCATGTTCCCTTGCTACTTAGTGAATAAAGAATGGTCCAGAGGACTTCATTTATACCCAGAAATTACCAATGCTTCTGTGAGTTTGAAGTTTCTCTAGATGCTCGCTTGAGTCCATACAAAGACTTAACAAGCTTAAGAACCATATGTTTCCCGAACGTTCAAACCTTTAGGAATTTCCATAAAAACATCTTCCAACAAATCCCCTTGAAGAAAAGAATTATACACATCCATTTGGAACAAGGGCCAATTTTCAGAAGCAGCCAATGCAATGACTATTCTTACTGTAACCATTTTCACCACTGGTTAAAAGGTTTCTTCATAATCAATTCCAGCAGTCTGATTGTATCCCTTAGCTACAAGTCTTGCTTTGTACCTTTCCACATCACCATTAGCCTTGTATTTGATCTTATAGACCCACTTGCAACCAATTACTGAGTGACCAAGAGGTAAAGGAACAATTTTTCAAGTCCCATTGTCTTCTAGAGCTTGCGATTCTTGTTTCATAACATCAACCAATTTTGCATCTGCCACGGCTTCCTCATAAGTGGAAGGTTCCATTCATGTAGATATTTTGGCTATGTATGCATGATATGGAGAAGAAATATGCTGGTAAGAAACATAGTTTGCCATATAATGAGGAATTGGTTAAGTAACTCTGGTGCCAGTATGATAATCCTTCTAGGTGGTGCAATGATCCTTGCTGACCTCCTTGGAGCAACATGAACACCAGGTACTTTTAGAGCGAAACCTATATCAGGCATATCAGGTTGAGGCATAGCTGATGGAGGATCTATATTTATGATTACATCTCTTGTTGCACTATCTGGGGATATCTCACTATTATCATTGAAGTCTACTGAAGTGTCATCATGAGTCAAGGTTTCATCTTCACTCTCATCCAAATAAGGAGGTACATTAGACAAAGTATAAGGATAGAGTAGATTCTGCCATGAACCACCTTTGAATGGAAActcattttcataaaaaactATATCTCTACTAACAAGGAATGTTTTGTCACGTAGATTAAAAAGAATATACCCCTTTTGTGTTGTGGAGTATCCTAACAATGCACAAGCATTAGCTCTTGAGAATTTGTCAATTTTTGACAACTTTAGTTGCATAGCACAAACAACCAAGTACTCTCATGTGTGCAACTAAAGGTTTGTGTTTATGAAACAACTCATATGGAGATTTGCCTTTAAGAACTGGTGTAGGCAACTTGTTTATCAAATAGACTGCAGTTAGGACACATTCACCCCAAAACCTGATAGGAATGGTCCCTTGGAATCTGAGGACTCTAGCTACCTCTAGTATATCTCTATGTTTCCTTTCCACAACACATTTTTGTTGTGGTGTGTGGCGACAACTACTTTGATGTATGATTCCTAAACATTCAAACAAAGTGTTgcattctttattaaaaaactCACTCCCATTGTCAGACCTAAAGATCTTCACAGAAGCTGCAAATTGAGCTTTTATCATTGATAGAAACTTCTTCAATACAGTGAGAACATCTGACTTCAATCTGAGCAGATACAACCATGTCATCCTGTTGTAATCATCaactaattttagaaaatacctAAAACCATTTTGAGTAGTTGTTTTATAGGGACTCATACACCTAAATACATCATATCAAAGATACTACTACTTTTAGTAGGCAGCCTAGTTTGTTTTGCTAGAGGAAAATTGTACATATATCCCTAGTGATGTTGTCATGTCCTTTCATTGTCAATGACATCTTCTTGAGAACATTCATAGATAGATGACCCAATCTTTTGTGCCACAACATGTCTTCTCCAACACTTTGTACATTAGCAGCCATTAACTTTGGTCCTTTATTGGTGTCATGATGTTTATTATTGTCCAGCAAAATATAGAGACCTCCAGTTTCCTTACCAATCCCCTTCACTTTTCCAGTGGAGAGGTCTTGAAACACGCAAAACTCaggaaaaaaattgatgaacacTGCATTTTTTTGGTAAGTTGTGACGCACACAATAAATCATACTCAAAATCAGACACCACTAACACCTCTTTCAAGACATCTCTACCATCCCACTTATACTTTCCAACATGAGAAATTGTGGTGGTTTGTCCATTTGGTAGATGAACATGCTTTCTACTTGATAGTGCATATATGGCAAACAATGCATCTAGATCTGAGGTAATATGCTTGGTTGCTACTGAATCCACTATCCAGTGTCTGTGAACACTATCATTATTACTAGCTACCATAAAAGCATGTGCATTACCTGCCATATGAGTTTCATCTGTCGTATTGGTTGGTGGTTATTCAGTGCATTTCTCCTTGCTCAGCAATTTCAGTATCTGACTATACTGTTTCTTTGTAAATGCAGGATGCTCCATGAGAATGTTGCTACATTCCTTGGCTTTGCACAACTGCACTAAAAGATCATCACAATCAACGGCATATGCCATCCTTGTCCCACCAGACTTCTTTCTGAACTTTTGATGACCATGAGGGTACCCAACTACTCTGTAACAAGTCTCCTTGGTGTGCCCTTTCAGCTTGCGAACCTCACATTGGAAGTTATAGTTCCTTTTGTTCTTTGATTAGAATTCTGACTGGTGTAACAACATTATTCCCAGCTTGCTGATAGCCACCATACCATTCCTAGCTTTCTGATAATCACCATAACCACAACTTCCtagattattattttgtgaattatAGCTAGATCTCCTAGAGCTTGAACTTCCTACATAGAGAGCAGTTGACGATTCACCCAATTCAGTTCCTTAATATGAACTTGCAGTCATTCTCTGACTTTCATCAGCAATGATCATTGAGTAGGCTTTATTCAGGGATAGTAAAGTTACCATCATCAGTATTTCACTCCTTCGTTGATATAGGACTCATTCAATCCCATTAAGAAAGCAAATAGACGCATATACTGCAGATTACTAGCATAAACCAACGACTTATCATAGCCAGAAGAAGGTGGAGGAACAAGTGTGTCAAACTCATCCCACAGTACACGCAATCTGGTAAAATAAGCAGATATAGATGAAGTACCTTGAAAAATTGTACAAATTTCCCTATGCATGATTACCTCTTGAACCATCGACTTTGTCGAATCTCTCCTTCAAATCAGCCCAAACAGTTGTTGCATCTGTAGCATACACAATCCCACTCATGAGCTCCTTAGACACAGAATTGAGAATCCAGAGGGGATGACTTCGTTGTGTCTCAATAGTCTCAATCATGTCTTTTCTCGCCATGATTTTGTGAAAATTGCAGAGTTGTATGAGCATAAATCAATCAAAAGAATTGAATAAGAAGGTCGATAAACAGAGTTGAATCAATCTTCGATTCGAAACTCTGATACCACTATGAAATCTGAACTTGATGATCAGATTGAGAAGATAAGAAGAATGGAGAAGAAGAGTAGAGAGTTGATAACTGGTATTTGGGAAATCTTCTCGTATCTTTAATTAATGTTGCACACACAACttttacatgtatatatatactagtttttGGGTACGGGTGgccatataaataaaaatatttttgtgaagatagtatattaacaatattttaaagttatattatgtgttataaaatagaaaatacaaaTTACATGTTCTTAAAATTGATAAGTATCCTATATGgtgtttttgtttttaagatccaaaatccaaaaaactaTACAACTACAATATTTAAATGTTATCTGCTTTGTTAATGAAATATGTGTAAAATCAGTAACATGTAGAAACATTTTACCGTAAAATTAATGTTGTGCGATGCACATATTAAGCCCTAGCaaggaaattaaataataagtgtCATGAGTGTATTCTTCACTAAGAAATTTCTTTGACGAATCCTACAACATTCAACAACGTTCATAGCGTATTTTAATAGTCTTTAACTTTGACATTGATTGAGAAAAAACTGCTCAGAGAATTGATATACTCTTCTTTAGAGCCCATAAAAATGGAGAGGGGactcgaggaaaatgaaaattattcttGGCTTTGTATAATACTTTAGTCTCTTTTGCttcttttaatgtatttatcattgaaaataacatatattaatatattaattatgggATTCATTTTATTGAAATCTACAAGTTTTAAGATTCTAGCAATGTAAAGGTAATTGCTGCTATATTTTAGTTAACGTGCAACTTAAATCTCTACCTATTTACTCTCATTAACTAACATTtgtctcttcattttctttaacgtttagattatttaattttcataactGTTCAAATATTctcaattcattaataaaaaaattttactgctcaatatttttcaaaaataaaatattcaaatatgaatataacatttttatttagtatagggataaaatggtaattcaactttacatcttggagcttcccacttataatataatatgatactGTTCATAACTAACTTACTAACATGACAGCTGGTCTAACTAACGAACAACTAAGCTAATTTGTAAGTAACTAACTGAATAACTACAATATGATATATAGCTACGGAATTATTAGCTATGTAATGTGAGgtcaaaaatacatatttttaattattatttatctcatatttgtcatttatttttgtttatattaattttatgaaatctttttaatagtatattttctttgtaagaTTAAATTAGTggaaagatgaagaaatttagaGCTAAAACGAATCAATTGTGGAGTGATAACTAGTTTTTATTCTTAATCAGAAGTTTGGGGTTTGAATCCCCATAAACATAAAATTGCTTTTGTTAAGAAGCGTTTTATCCCTTTATAAAATTTCTCTACACgaaaattctaatttaatttgggcttcaatataaatattgataACCAGACGataaaaaagggaagaaagagAAATAGTTGTAGAAGGGGGGTCCATTTCCCCAATTCAATGAACAGTTATTGTAAAATGACCTTTCACTTCAGTTGAAAAGCAACAATAGGTCCCAATCCATCCATAACTTCATCTCATTGATCACTGCTTCAGTACTAAAACAGTgtatatagtttaatttttctGGGACCATTTCATGGATCTTGAATATAGGTTGTTTTTAAGCAAGAAAATGCCCCTACCTCTTATTAAAGTACATAATATACCCAATGAAGAATCAAAGAAAGTAGCACTTGATCATTCTTCATGGATTTGAATATCTCAACACTTCAAAAGGACTTTTGTGAAAAGGACACGTAATTCACTAAGGGCCTCTATCAATCACTTTATCCTGACTCTCCCAACATAATTGCTGTTACTGTTTATAGTGTTGTCTGATTTTGGGACCATTTTGGCTTTGGTTCTTCAATAAGTGAAGTTTTAACACATCATGATTCTTGGAACTCATTGAATATGGAGTAGTAATTAACACTTCAAAATTAGGGACATATAATGTTGttacaaacaaaaggaaatgcAAAACTACTACATCCAAATTAGTCAAGAGAAATACTCAAACCTAAGTTAAAAATTTAGGACTTGAATTTGTTAAAATGTTGCTTCACTGGCAAATTTATCTGCTCATCCTCACCGTTCTTTCTCTTCGCCAAAACTGACTTTACATTCAAATTTTGACTATCTGGACTCATTGAAGATGATTCAAACTGGTTTTTATCAGCATTTTCCTTCGAGAAAAATGACAATCCTTTATTGAACTGCGGAGATAGATCATTCAACTTGCACAAATCACTAGCTTTTTCATCCTCCTTCTCAATTCTAGTACATGGAACCAAAAAGGAGCCCAGTCGCAGCGATAAATCACACCCTATTACAGTGTGATTTTCAGAAACATCTTCAAAATCAACCCGAGAAGTTTCACTCGAAGCATTTAAATTACGCGACAGAGCAATCTTTTTGTTCTCATTCGATTTGTCATCACTTGTGGAGCCAAATTTGGGACCAGAAGGTTCAGATGGACAACCATGATACAAAGGATATATAGAACAAGAAGAAGGTGAAGTAGGGGTAGTCTGCATTGGTAATTTCAGAGTTGAGAAAGGAAGCATTTTGTTAGATTGTGAGGTAGAATTTTTCAGTTTTGAGAAAAATTGAATGTTAGAAAAAGGATTTTCATGTGAATTTCCATTAGCCTGTGGAGTTGGATAATATCTTGGACAAGTGTTCCTTATTCTTTTTGTTGAGATCAAATGCAAAGCAGCTACGAAGAAATCGAAATACATCATTTAATTAAATCAACATAACAAACACAATTTGTTTaccaattcacaaaaaaaaaaaaagcataacaAACACAATTACTACTACTATATCAAACCAGAATTTTCAATTTAGGGTACCTTCAATACAAGGTTGTAATAGGCCTCCAGAGTTAGACTCATCTTTGTATTCTCTTCTAATGATAGTGTCAATAGCATCATTCAATCTATCCCAAAGTGTTTTAAGATCCATATACTCAGCCTAAACAAACAATATacacataattataaataaatgaacaattataatcagaagaaggggaaaaagaaaaaaacctcAGAATTGGCTTTGGAATACATAATTTCTTCAGCTCTAAAAACAACTATAGGAAGTTTCTCTTGCCATTCCATATTCTTCTTAGTTGCTGAGCCATGAACCTCATTCACAATCCTACTTACCAaatataagaaatcataaacaaaatgGTGTTGAAAAGgaagagttaaaaaaaaaagtacctgAAAATTTCTTGAATAAAGGAACCTCTGATTGGTTGGTGTCTATCACTATGCCAAGCTTTTCTAACACATTCATAAGCTCTTGTAGATTTAGGCATGTTGAAACAAGTAGAAGGAGAAAGCTATGATAAATAAAGTGTATATATAAactaaaagtaattttaaataatcttGTGAGATTACATCTTTCACCTATGGAGTATGTTGggttctcaccacttcaatatTTTCTGTCATTCACACAATAATTCATCAAGTGGGGTTCTGTggtaagatttttttaaattaaaaaaataattttttgtgaaGAGTCTTTGATGAGTGTCCCCCACTGAAACACATGCCTGCATCCCCAGGCCCAAAGGGTCTCTCTCACCTTTGCTCTCTTTCCTGACCATTCATGAGCTTTTGTCTTTGTGGGGTTGGGCAAAATTTTATGCAGGGGCTCTCAAACTAAGCCCACACACTAAGGACCCAcccaattatatta is part of the Solanum pennellii chromosome 8, SPENNV200 genome and harbors:
- the LOC107026988 gene encoding uncharacterized protein LOC107026988, whose protein sequence is MPKSTRAYECVRKAWHSDRHQPIRGSFIQEIFRIVNEVHGSATKKNMEWQEKLPIVVFRAEEIMYSKANSEAEYMDLKTLWDRLNDAIDTIIRREYKDESNSGGLLQPCIEAALHLISTKRIRNTCPRYYPTPQANGNSHENPFSNIQFFSKLKNSTSQSNKMLPFSTLKLPMQTTPTSPSSCSIYPLYHGCPSEPSGPKFGSTSDDKSNENKKIALSRNLNASSETSRVDFEDVSENHTVIGCDLSLRLGSFLVPCTRIEKEDEKASDLCKLNDLSPQFNKGLSFFSKENADKNQFESSSMSPDSQNLNVKSVLAKRKNGEDEQINLPVKQHFNKFKS